A window of Rhodanobacteraceae bacterium contains these coding sequences:
- a CDS encoding peptidylprolyl isomerase, with the protein MAEVIAASKPTDWRTPDPARTLYLELASGRVVIELAPAFAPKHVENILALARSGYYDGLAILRVQDNFVVQWGDPDASDETKRKPLAAGVRTLPAEFTRPDTRDLKFTTLPDPDGWAPQTGFADGFPAARDPHAGRAWLTHCYGTLGVGRDNEVDSGGGTELYVVIGHAPRQLDRNITVAGRVLVGMELLSALSRGPAPMGFHENPAHHVPIQRVRVASDLPEAERASIEVMRTDSDAFTDLIESRRNRRDAWYKVPAGHIDVCSVPVPVREANAAG; encoded by the coding sequence ATGGCCGAAGTGATCGCCGCATCGAAACCCACGGACTGGCGCACACCCGACCCGGCGCGCACCTTGTACCTGGAACTGGCCAGCGGCCGCGTGGTGATCGAACTGGCGCCAGCCTTCGCCCCGAAGCACGTCGAGAACATCCTTGCGCTGGCGCGCAGCGGCTATTACGACGGCCTGGCGATCTTGCGCGTGCAGGACAACTTCGTCGTCCAGTGGGGCGACCCGGACGCCAGCGACGAGACCAAGCGCAAGCCGCTCGCTGCGGGCGTGCGCACGCTGCCGGCCGAGTTCACCCGACCGGATACCCGAGACCTGAAGTTCACCACGCTGCCCGATCCGGACGGCTGGGCCCCGCAAACCGGTTTTGCCGACGGTTTTCCCGCCGCGCGCGATCCGCACGCCGGCCGCGCCTGGCTGACTCATTGCTACGGCACGCTCGGCGTCGGTCGCGACAACGAGGTGGATTCAGGCGGCGGTACCGAGTTGTACGTGGTGATCGGCCACGCCCCGCGCCAACTCGACCGCAACATCACCGTCGCCGGCCGCGTGCTGGTCGGCATGGAGCTGTTGTCCGCCCTGTCGCGCGGCCCGGCGCCGATGGGTTTCCACGAGAATCCCGCGCATCACGTGCCGATTCAGCGCGTGCGCGTTGCCAGCGACCTGCCCGAAGCCGAGCGCGCGTCGATCGAAGTCATGCGCACCGACAGCGACGCCTTCACCGACCTCATCGAATCCCGCCGCAACCGCCGCGACGCCTGGTACAAGGTGCCGGCGGGGCATATCGACGTGTGTTCGGTGCCCGTCCCGGTGCGCGAGGCCAATGCAGCGGGTTGA
- the proB gene encoding glutamate 5-kinase, with product MRVVVKIGTSTATEQGRLSPPRLLDYAKALARLTSAGHEIAWVSSGAVAAGREALGIAPDARHVAAKQMLASVGQPRLMALYGELCGYYGQRVAQVLLTRWDLERRRSYLNARRTFEELFAHRVLPVVNENDTVATDEIRVGDNDQLSALVANLVDARLLVLLTDQEGLFDADPRHNPDATLVRRVDTPEIPEALWQAAGGKAGMLGTGGMLTKLRAADIARRGGTEVVIASGADPAVIAQLIDGVEVGTRFTALTPPREARKRYILSGLRTGTGVGIDGGAEQALVQGKSLLGVGVKSVSGEFDRGDTVTVHAADGRALARGIANYGAAELKRIAGKRSSEVEAILGYDFGPEFIHRDDLVML from the coding sequence ATGCGCGTCGTCGTCAAGATCGGCACTTCCACCGCCACCGAGCAGGGCCGGCTGTCGCCGCCGCGACTGCTCGATTACGCCAAGGCGCTGGCACGCCTGACGTCGGCGGGACATGAGATCGCCTGGGTGAGCTCGGGTGCCGTGGCGGCCGGGCGCGAGGCGCTCGGGATCGCGCCAGATGCACGTCATGTCGCGGCCAAGCAGATGCTCGCCTCGGTGGGTCAGCCGCGGCTGATGGCGCTGTATGGCGAGCTTTGCGGCTATTACGGACAGCGCGTGGCCCAGGTGCTGCTGACCCGCTGGGACCTGGAGCGGCGGCGGAGCTACCTGAACGCGCGGCGCACCTTCGAGGAGTTGTTCGCCCACCGCGTGCTGCCGGTGGTCAACGAGAACGACACCGTGGCCACCGATGAGATCCGCGTCGGCGACAACGACCAGCTCTCCGCGCTGGTGGCCAACCTGGTCGACGCGCGGCTGCTGGTGCTGCTGACCGACCAGGAAGGCCTGTTCGATGCCGATCCGCGGCACAACCCGGACGCGACCCTGGTGCGCCGGGTCGACACGCCCGAGATTCCCGAAGCACTGTGGCAGGCAGCCGGCGGCAAGGCCGGCATGCTCGGTACCGGCGGCATGCTGACCAAGCTGCGCGCAGCCGACATCGCCCGCCGCGGCGGCACCGAGGTGGTGATCGCCAGCGGCGCGGACCCGGCGGTGATCGCGCAACTGATCGATGGCGTCGAAGTCGGCACCCGGTTTACTGCGCTGACGCCGCCGCGCGAGGCGCGCAAGCGCTACATCCTGAGCGGGCTGCGCACCGGCACCGGGGTTGGCATCGATGGCGGCGCGGAACAAGCGCTGGTCCAGGGCAAGAGCCTGCTCGGCGTCGGCGTGAAGAGCGTCAGCGGCGAGTTCGACCGCGGCGACACCGTCACCGTGCATGCCGCCGACGGCCGCGCGCTGGCACGCGGCATCGCCAATTACGGCGCGGCCGAACTCAAGCGCATCGCCGGCAAGCGCTCGAGCGAAGTCGAGGCCATCCTCGGCTACGACTTCGGTCCCGAATTCATCCATCGCGACGACTTGGTGATGCTGTGA
- a CDS encoding TIGR04222 domain-containing membrane protein, translating into MDPIDCRSMDEEQLARWQRLCAHPFEAPDQGLDFTRRLAREQDWTLGQARQAVDEYRKFCFLACCGAGEMTPSREVDEVWHLHLIHTHDYWREFCPKVLGMELHHGPTRGGASDARRHREQYAHTLACYEQWFGPPPEAWWPGTAARFAPQVSLRLAGNRKSRGWLALASIGVGGLCLARLAQAQSANPLDWTGREFLVLYLVAMLSVLIASVLIRRAARDTGAARGARPEALELAYLAGGATRSADAGIAQMLAEGQVEWDAAAAKLRSTGGARRLGEPFEQIAQCIAADGEPDRAVSRAALRLDSVRKALVAKGLWLDDAGAWRARWWSALPWLLLAGFGAAKIVIGISRGKPVAILVILSIITTVVGLILLLKRPGRTRAGDRALAEARVQHARALRAPRPQETGLAVALLGTAALSGTAWASYHQSRTPPSSSDGGSSGSDSGSSDSGGDSGGGGCGGCGGGGGD; encoded by the coding sequence ATGGACCCGATTGATTGCCGGTCGATGGACGAGGAGCAGCTGGCGCGCTGGCAACGCCTCTGTGCGCATCCTTTCGAAGCACCCGACCAGGGCCTCGACTTCACCCGGCGGCTGGCGCGCGAGCAGGACTGGACACTGGGGCAGGCGCGCCAGGCGGTCGACGAGTACCGCAAGTTCTGCTTTCTGGCCTGTTGCGGCGCCGGCGAGATGACGCCCAGCCGCGAGGTCGACGAGGTCTGGCATCTGCACCTGATCCATACCCACGACTACTGGCGCGAGTTCTGCCCCAAGGTGCTCGGCATGGAACTGCACCACGGCCCAACCCGTGGCGGCGCCAGCGACGCGCGGCGGCACCGCGAGCAATACGCGCACACCCTGGCTTGCTACGAGCAGTGGTTCGGCCCGCCGCCGGAGGCTTGGTGGCCCGGCACCGCCGCACGCTTCGCGCCGCAAGTGTCGTTGCGCCTTGCCGGGAACCGGAAGTCCCGCGGCTGGCTGGCGCTGGCGTCGATCGGCGTGGGCGGCCTGTGCCTGGCGCGGCTGGCGCAGGCGCAATCTGCGAACCCGCTCGACTGGACCGGCCGCGAGTTCCTGGTGCTTTACCTGGTGGCGATGCTGAGCGTGCTGATCGCATCCGTGCTGATTCGGCGCGCCGCACGCGACACCGGGGCCGCGCGTGGCGCGCGCCCCGAAGCGCTGGAACTGGCCTACCTCGCCGGCGGCGCAACCCGCAGCGCCGATGCCGGTATCGCGCAGATGCTGGCCGAAGGCCAGGTGGAGTGGGATGCGGCGGCAGCGAAACTGCGCTCCACCGGCGGCGCGCGCCGCCTCGGCGAGCCCTTTGAGCAGATCGCGCAGTGCATCGCGGCCGACGGGGAGCCCGACCGCGCGGTCTCACGCGCCGCGCTGCGCCTGGACAGCGTGCGCAAGGCGCTGGTCGCCAAGGGCCTGTGGCTGGATGACGCTGGCGCCTGGCGCGCGCGCTGGTGGAGCGCCTTGCCGTGGCTGTTGCTGGCAGGGTTCGGCGCAGCCAAGATCGTGATCGGGATCTCGCGCGGCAAGCCGGTTGCCATCCTGGTGATCTTGTCGATCATCACGACGGTGGTCGGCCTGATCCTGCTGCTCAAGCGCCCCGGACGCACCCGCGCCGGCGACCGCGCGCTCGCCGAGGCGCGCGTGCAGCACGCCCGCGCGCTGCGCGCACCGCGCCCGCAGGAGACCGGGCTCGCAGTGGCGCTGCTCGGAACCGCCGCGCTCAGCGGGACGGCCTGGGCCAGCTACCACCAGTCGCGCACTCCACCGTCCAGCTCCGATGGCGGATCGAGCGGCAGCGACTCGGGCAGCAGCGACAGCGGCGGAGACAGCGGCGGCGGTGGCTGCGGCGGGTGCGGCGGTGGCGGGGGGGATTGA
- the asnS gene encoding asparagine--tRNA ligase — MAWVTVKDALAGKHAEGTAITVKGWVRTRRDSKAGISFVQLNDGSCMGNLQIVAPATLPNYANEVQHLTAGCSIEADGTLVRSQGQGQAFEIQASAVRVIGLVDDPETYPIQPKAHSYEFLREVAHLRPRTNTFGAVTRVRHAIMQSIHRYFDHHGFCWVNTPIITASDAEGAGQMFRVSTLDLMNLPRTDAGKVDFSQDFFGKEAYLTVSGQLAVEAYCLALSKVYTFGPTFRAENSNTPRHLAEFWMIEPEIAFADLNDDATLAEGLLKQVFRDVLERCGEDLKFFDDRVLKGVIQRLEQFVSAEFARIDYSDAITILQQSGKAFEYPVSWGVDLQTEHERYLSEEHVGRPVVVMNYPEQIKAFYMRMNDDGRTVAAMDVLAPGIGEIIGGSQREERLDLLDARMVKFGLEPHAYQWYRDFRRYGTVPHAGFGLGFERLVAYVTGMANIRDVIPYPRTPGNAAF; from the coding sequence ATGGCTTGGGTGACGGTCAAGGACGCGCTGGCGGGCAAGCATGCCGAGGGCACGGCGATCACGGTCAAGGGTTGGGTGCGCACGCGGCGCGATTCCAAGGCCGGGATTTCCTTCGTCCAGCTCAACGACGGCTCCTGCATGGGCAACCTGCAGATCGTCGCGCCGGCCACGCTGCCGAACTACGCCAATGAGGTGCAGCACCTGACCGCCGGTTGCTCGATCGAGGCCGACGGCACGCTGGTGCGCTCGCAGGGCCAGGGCCAGGCCTTCGAAATCCAGGCCAGCGCGGTGCGCGTGATCGGCCTGGTCGATGATCCGGAGACCTACCCGATCCAGCCCAAGGCGCATTCCTACGAATTCCTGCGCGAGGTGGCGCACCTGCGCCCGCGCACCAACACCTTCGGCGCGGTGACCCGCGTGCGCCACGCGATCATGCAGTCGATCCACCGCTATTTCGACCACCACGGCTTCTGCTGGGTCAACACGCCGATCATCACCGCCAGCGACGCCGAAGGTGCCGGCCAGATGTTCCGCGTGTCCACCCTGGACCTGATGAACCTGCCGCGCACGGATGCCGGCAAGGTCGACTTCAGTCAGGATTTCTTCGGCAAGGAGGCCTACCTGACGGTGTCCGGCCAGCTCGCGGTCGAGGCCTACTGCCTGGCACTGAGCAAGGTCTACACCTTCGGGCCGACCTTCCGCGCCGAGAACTCCAACACCCCGCGCCACCTGGCCGAGTTCTGGATGATCGAGCCGGAGATCGCCTTCGCCGACCTGAACGACGACGCCACTCTCGCCGAGGGCCTGCTCAAGCAGGTGTTCCGCGATGTGCTGGAGCGCTGCGGCGAGGACCTGAAGTTCTTCGACGACCGCGTGCTCAAGGGCGTGATCCAGCGCCTGGAGCAGTTCGTTTCGGCCGAGTTCGCGCGCATCGACTACAGCGACGCGATCACGATCCTGCAGCAGTCCGGCAAGGCCTTCGAGTACCCGGTCAGCTGGGGCGTGGACCTGCAGACCGAGCACGAGCGCTACCTCAGCGAAGAGCACGTCGGCCGCCCGGTGGTGGTGATGAACTACCCGGAGCAGATCAAGGCCTTCTACATGCGCATGAACGACGACGGCCGCACCGTCGCCGCGATGGACGTGCTGGCGCCCGGCATCGGCGAGATCATCGGCGGCAGCCAGCGCGAGGAGCGCCTGGACCTGCTCGATGCGCGCATGGTCAAGTTCGGCCTGGAGCCGCACGCCTACCAGTGGTACCGCGATTTCCGCCGCTACGGCACCGTGCCGCACGCCGGCTTCGGCCTCGGCTTCGAGCGCCTGGTGGCCTATGTCACCGGCATGGCCAACATCCGCGACGTGATCCCGTACCCGCGCACGCCGGGGAATGCGGCGTTCTGA
- a CDS encoding iron-sulfur cluster assembly accessory protein, with amino-acid sequence MSITLTTAAASRVREFVGAQDGAIGLRLGVRRTGCSGWAYAVDVARELAADDQVFEQDGVKVVVDAKALPLLDGTEIDFVRQGLNRQFSFRNPNVAGGCGCGESFSVERAAI; translated from the coding sequence ATGTCGATCACGCTGACCACCGCAGCCGCCAGCCGGGTGCGCGAGTTCGTGGGCGCGCAGGACGGAGCCATCGGCCTGCGGCTGGGCGTCCGCCGCACGGGTTGCAGCGGCTGGGCCTATGCCGTGGATGTCGCCAGGGAACTGGCCGCAGACGACCAGGTGTTCGAGCAGGACGGCGTCAAGGTGGTGGTGGATGCCAAGGCGCTGCCCTTGCTCGACGGCACCGAGATCGACTTCGTGCGCCAGGGCCTGAACCGCCAGTTTTCCTTCCGCAATCCGAACGTCGCCGGCGGGTGCGGCTGCGGCGAGAGCTTCTCGGTGGAACGCGCTGCGATTTGA
- a CDS encoding glutamate-5-semialdehyde dehydrogenase, translating to MPEVRVQAAAARAASARLKRSPGEQRNAFLGALATLLRTHAHEIIGANRDDLADGERAGLAPAMLDRLRLDGPRIEAIARDVEHVATLPDPLGERFDARVLPSGISVHKRRVPLGVLGVIYESRPNVTIDVAALAIKTGNAAVLRGGKEAIASNRVLLGIAREALAASGLPGDALQFIDSTAREASLALLQLDDLVDLIIPRGGAGLHEFCRRESRIPVITGGIGICHLYVDQHADLDRALPVIRNAKVQRPTVCNALDTVLVHHAIAARFVPRLAELLGGDGVELRCDDASLPLADAVAAARVRPAGPDDYDTEWLSLVLGVRVVADAEAALAHIERHSSGHSDGILTEDPVLAAEFLARIDSAAVYWNASTRFTDGSELGLGAEVAVSTQRLHARGPMGLSELCSYKWVVEGAYSVRR from the coding sequence ATTCCTGAAGTGCGCGTCCAGGCGGCCGCCGCGCGCGCCGCGAGCGCCCGCCTCAAGCGCAGTCCCGGCGAGCAGCGCAACGCCTTCCTCGGCGCGCTGGCCACTTTGCTGCGCACCCATGCGCACGAAATCATCGGCGCCAACCGCGACGACCTGGCCGACGGCGAGCGCGCTGGCCTCGCGCCCGCGATGCTCGACCGCCTGCGCCTGGATGGCCCGCGCATCGAGGCGATCGCGCGCGATGTCGAGCATGTCGCCACCCTGCCCGACCCCCTGGGCGAGCGCTTCGACGCGCGCGTGCTGCCCTCGGGCATCAGCGTGCACAAGCGGCGGGTGCCGCTCGGCGTGCTCGGCGTGATCTACGAATCGCGCCCGAACGTCACCATCGATGTCGCCGCCTTGGCGATCAAGACCGGCAACGCCGCGGTGCTGCGCGGCGGCAAGGAGGCCATCGCCAGCAACCGCGTGCTGCTCGGGATCGCGCGCGAGGCGCTGGCCGCCAGCGGCCTCCCCGGCGACGCGCTGCAGTTCATCGATTCCACCGCGCGCGAGGCCTCGCTCGCACTGCTGCAACTGGACGACCTGGTCGATCTGATCATCCCGCGCGGCGGTGCCGGCCTGCACGAATTCTGCCGCCGCGAAAGCCGCATCCCGGTGATCACCGGCGGCATCGGCATCTGTCATCTGTATGTCGACCAGCACGCCGACCTGGACCGCGCCCTGCCGGTGATTCGCAACGCCAAGGTGCAGCGCCCGACCGTGTGCAATGCGCTTGACACGGTGCTGGTGCACCACGCCATTGCGGCGCGTTTCGTGCCGCGCCTGGCGGAGTTGCTCGGCGGTGACGGAGTGGAACTGCGCTGCGACGACGCCAGCCTGCCGCTGGCCGATGCGGTGGCCGCCGCGCGCGTGCGCCCTGCCGGTCCCGACGATTACGACACCGAATGGCTGTCGCTGGTGCTCGGCGTGCGTGTGGTCGCCGACGCCGAGGCGGCATTGGCGCACATCGAGCGCCACTCCAGCGGCCATTCCGACGGCATCCTTACCGAGGATCCGGTGCTCGCGGCCGAATTCCTGGCGCGCATCGATTCCGCCGCGGTTTACTGGAATGCCAGCACGCGCTTCACCGACGGCAGCGAACTCGGCCTCGGCGCCGAGGTGGCCGTTTCCACCCAGCGCCTGCACGCCCGCGGCCCGATGGGCCTGAGCGAGTTGTGCAGCTACAAGTGGGTGGTCGAGGGCGCGTACAGCGTGCGACGCTGA
- a CDS encoding DUF1232 domain-containing protein: protein MRVVIDLSEEDLEHFRAAMRRAKAAAQDLTPEQITGAAQKLFEDTQGQQVPEFVSSRMKRLGTLIGMVHDKNWGISDSERNEILSALTYFSDPQDAIPDTIPVLGFLDDAIMIELVVEELKHEIDAYEDFLLFRSQAAEEQGPAAASGLNRDDWLEQRQNELLDRMRTRRSRDSASYGGRGGFSLFSIR, encoded by the coding sequence ATGCGCGTCGTAATCGACCTGTCCGAAGAAGATCTGGAGCATTTCCGCGCTGCGATGCGCCGCGCCAAGGCGGCCGCCCAGGACCTGACGCCTGAGCAAATCACCGGTGCCGCGCAGAAACTGTTCGAGGACACCCAGGGTCAGCAGGTGCCGGAGTTCGTGTCCTCGCGCATGAAGCGCCTGGGCACCCTGATCGGCATGGTGCATGACAAGAACTGGGGCATCTCCGATTCCGAGCGCAACGAGATCCTGTCGGCGCTGACCTATTTCTCCGATCCGCAGGACGCGATCCCGGACACCATCCCGGTGCTCGGCTTCCTCGACGACGCGATCATGATCGAGCTGGTGGTCGAGGAACTGAAGCACGAGATCGACGCCTACGAGGACTTCCTGCTGTTCCGTTCGCAGGCCGCGGAAGAACAGGGTCCGGCGGCGGCCAGTGGCCTGAACCGCGACGACTGGCTGGAACAACGCCAGAACGAGTTGCTCGACCGCATGCGCACCCGTCGCTCGCGCGACAGCGCATCTTACGGCGGTCGCGGCGGCTTCTCGCTGTTCTCGATCCGCTGA